One Rosa chinensis cultivar Old Blush chromosome 5, RchiOBHm-V2, whole genome shotgun sequence genomic region harbors:
- the LOC112166093 gene encoding peroxidase A2 translates to MATTSTAVFFALLILLCAGGYGEAQLTPTFYNEACPDVNVTSIVRGVIQEALQTDPRIAASLIRLHFHDCFVNGCDASILLDNSSSVDGIDSEKAAFPNVNSARGFDVVDKIKTALENACPSTVSCADILAIAAEESISLSGGPSWTVLLGRRDGTTANRTAANEALPAPTSNLDVLKFKFSAVGLNTTDLVALSGAHTFGRAQCQFFTDRLYNFNNTGSPDQTLNSTYIDTLSDICPQNGNGSVLANFDPSTPDGFDSNYFSNLTVHKGLLQSDQELFSTSGADTIDIDNNFNVNQTTFFDSFVESMIKMGNISLLTGTDGEIRLNCSRVNEDSFRSSAALLAEY, encoded by the exons ATGGCAACTACAAGTACTGCAGTTTTCTTTGCATTGTTGATCTTATTGTGTGCAGGAGGATATGGTGAGGCTCAGCTGACCCCGACGTTCTACAATGAAGCATGCCCCGATGTGAATGTCACTAGCATTGTCCGTGGAGTCATTCAGGAAGCTTTGCAGACAGATCCACGTATCGCTGCAAGCCTCATTAGGCTTCACTTCCATGATTGCTTTGTCAAT GGTTGTGATGCATCAATTTTGCTGGACAACAGTAGCAGTGTCGATGGCATAGACAGCGAGAAAGCAGCCTTTCCGAATGTCAATTCAGCAAGAGGATTTGATGTTGTGGACAAGATTAAGACTGCATTGGAGAATGCTTGTCCCAGCACGGTTTCTTGTGCTGATATTCTTGCCATTGCAGCAGAAGAGTCTATTTCTTTG TCTGGAGGCCCCTCATGGACAGTCCTACTAGGAAGAAGGGATGGAACAACAGCAAACCGAACCGCTGCTAATGAAGCCCTTCCAGCTCCCACTTCAAACCTTGATGTACTCAAGTTCAAGTTCTCAGCTGTGGGCCTAAACACCACAGATCTGGTTGCACTATCCG GTGCTCACACATTTGGACGCGCCCAGTGTCAGTTTTTCACTGATCGATTATACAACTTCAACAACACAGGGAGTCCTGACCAAACCTTAAACTCGACCTACATAGATACCTTGAGTGACATATGCCCACAAAATGGGAATGGGAGTGTCCTGGCCAATTTTGATCCCTCAACACCTGATGGTTTCGACAGCAACTATTTCTCTAATCTTACAGTTCATAAGGGTCTACTCCAAAGCGACCAAGAGCTGTTTTCGACTAGTGGGGCTGATACCATTGACATAGATAACAACTTCAACGTTAATCAGACCACATTCTTTGACAGCTTTGTGGAATCGATGATTAAAATGGGGAATATAAGCCTCTTGACAGGAACTGATGGAGAGATTCGATTGAACTGCAGTAGGGTTAACGAAGATTCATTTCGATCATCTGCTGCTTTGCTAGCTGAGTACTAA
- the LOC112164385 gene encoding uncharacterized protein LOC112164385, translating into MRISHCDTAKQAWDLLQVTYEGNKKVRGQKLQRLVLEFENMTMGEDESIDDFHARLLNVTNQCCSLDDPFEEHRIVKKFLKALPSKFQAKQIAIEETQDLDTYSLDKLIGNLKTFEMRIKPEKKCGGIGHLAADCGNKRYLRGNKALKSTWSDSDEGSQSDGEEVNLALTSSLNIDVSDNSDLEDDTFDEETNVKCKQLYNASRIVLKKNNKLEEEIEFLMGEKEKIEKRFELSLKEWEDERTDLVAKINVLQGKVKSQNWDKEHDEITNKIKVLQVEIKAQSSLNVSLTLENEKLQEELLRVKESFNKFSIGSEKVSKMMGIGKAHGNKEGLGYNDESCKPVAFV; encoded by the exons ATGAGAATTAGCCACTGTGACACAGCCAAACAAGCTTGGGATCTACTTCAGGTTACTTATGAGGGAAACAAGAAGGTTAGAGGTCAGAAGCTTCAAAGACTCGTattggaatttgagaacatgaccaTGGGGGAAGATGAATCAATTGATGATTTTCATGCTCGACTTCTCAATGTGACAAACCAATGCTGTAGCCTTGATGATCCATTTGAGGAGCATCGAATAGTCAAGAAATTTCTCAAAGCTcttccttcaaaatttcaagccaAGCAAATTGCAATAGAGGAGACTCAAGACCTGGACACCTATTCTCTTGACAAACTTATAGGTAATCTCAAAACATTTGAGATGAGGATCAAGCCcgagaaaaag tgtggtggaattggTCACCTTGCTGCCGATTGTGGCAATAAAAGGTATTTGCGTGGAAACAAGGCTCTAAAATCTACTTGGAGTGATAGTGATGAAGGCTCTCAGTCAGATggtgaagaggtaaatcttgctcttacttcctctCTTAATATTGATGTTTCTGATAATTCTGATTTAGAAGATGACActtttgatgaagaaacaaatgtaAAATGCAAGCAATTGTATAATGCCTCAAGAATTGttcttaagaaaaataataaacttgAAGAGGAAATTGAATTCTTAATGGGTGAGAAAGAGAAGATTGAGAAAAGATTTGAATTATCCTTGAAAGAATGGGAAGATGAGCGTACTGACCTTGTTGCTAAGATAAATGTTTTGCAGGGTAAGGTCAAGTCTCAAAATTGGGACAAGGAGCATGATGAGATTACtaacaaaatcaaagttttgCAGGTTGAAATTAAGGCTCAATCTTCCTTAAATGTGTCTCTAACCCTTGAGAATGAGAAATTGCAGGAAGAATTATTGAGGGTCAAGGAAAGCTTTAACAAATTCTCCATTGGATCTGAAAAAGTCTCTAAGATGATGGGAATTGGCAAAGCTCATGGCAATAAAGAAGGATTAGGATATAATGATGAATCCTGCAAACCAGTGGCTTTTGTATAA
- the LOC112164386 gene encoding disease resistance protein RUN1-like, producing the protein MYETKKGSFGQALAHHDNLEKVAGWKTALTKAGNLSGWHFSHGGHESEFIDKIVEEISQQVLKFTYLNGDKYLVGIESRLKHMEELLCVGESDVRMIGIWGIGGLGKTTIAKSVYNKFSHKFEGSCFLENVRDRSLKYGGLKKLQKFLLSKTLGLRDLEVNSLDEGSIMIKERLSHRRVFLVLDDVNDLDQLKSLVGKSNWFGSGSRIIITTRDKHMLHDVNHIYQVEKLSHSEALELFNFNAFKGKGQMGDYVELIDKVICYAEGLPLVVEVMGSYLRGRSTYTWKDALESCKRDPKFQQVLKLSYDALEPSMKEVFLHIACFFKGKNKNYVMDILEGCDLRPKHSIEVLIEKALISITEANGVWMHDVLEEMGKEIVCQESSEPGERSRLWLYKDVYHVFVHNTGTSKVKGIMVLKGVPDQQIPLNKKSFFKLSGLQILIICGDVFYGDHVDYLPNDLRLLNWKGCPLQYFPSDFYPRKLAALKMVFSEISSPWTVLKGGFLCQMPRLCTSPLGKRLQNMYNLKSVDLGNCNGATTFSYFSRLPNLEELKIRDSKKVKKFEIVEEMKSLKRLDLSRTAIRELASSTIRCLINLEQLTLSCCHRLKHVPCSIFELQHLRHLDLSYCTKLVTFPTKSEFSTGSTCLQDKHCAPLNVNLDGCEHLVEIAEIPRESYGLNVRHCYRLQKISKLSNILEGKESKLMDLLNCYEPSGNLACDVAKVKNYLPDNSRSTGPLFLWFLGQQQCRQSVCHFLFDGPIYKFGIPEWFTWRRDFDMEGLQGCEFRIDFPGNFKWEDKGLAFCAQTVDLDHPSSAMRTVAMYINGVHITQTPWLAPAWSAWGYLSFDTIIERLSERGSPPPSVCLVKIELKTTQLSNKITDEGPPMLSCGVHVVMPEDEGRFVNDCQRIPPFSIRELKIDAEETDSYYDAEEIDSYYDAEDRLTV; encoded by the exons ATGTACGAAACCAAAAAGGGTAGTTTTGGTCAGGCACTTGCTCATCATGATAACTTGGAGAAGGTGGCAGGATGGAAGACAGCTCTTACAAAAGCAGGAAATCTTTCTGGGTGGCATTTCTCACACGGAGG GCATGAATCTGAATTCATTGATAAAATTGTTGAAGAGATCTCACAACAAGTTTTAAAGTTTACATATTTGAATGGGGACAAATACTTAGTTGGAATAGAGTCTCGTTTAAAACATATGGAAGAGCTTTTATGTGTTGGAGAAAGTGACGTACGAATGATAGGGATATGGGGCATTGGTGGATTAGGCAAAACAACAATTGCAAAGAGTGTTTATAATAAATTTTCCCATAAATTTGAAGGCAGTTGTTTTTTGGAAAATGTCAGAGATAGATCGTTGAAATATGGAGGCCTAAAAAAACTACAGAAGTTCCTTCTTTCTAAGACTCTAGGGTTGAGAGACTTAGAGGTAAATAGTCTTGATGAAGGAAGCATCATGATAAAAGAAAGGTTAAGCCATAGGAGAGTTTTCttagttcttgatgatgtgaatgaTTTGGACCAGTTAAAAAGTTTAGTTGGAAAGTCTAATTGGTTTGGTTCTGGTAGTAGAATAATCATAACAACACGGGATAAGCACATGCTACATGATGTTAATCACATATACCAAGTGGAGAAGTTAAGTCATAGTGAAGCTTTGGAGCTCTTCAACTTTAATGCATTCAAAGGAAAAGGACAGATGGGTGATTACGTTGAACTCATAGATAAAGTAATATGCTATGCTGAAGGGCTTCCTCTAGTTGTGGAAGTTATGGGTTCATATCTACGTGGTAGAAGTACATACACATGGAAAGATGCATTAGAGTCTTGCAAAAGAGATCCTAAGTTTCAACAAGTGCTCAAATTAAGTTATGATGCACTTGAACCTTcgatgaaggaagtttttcttcacatcGCATGTTTCTTTAAAGGTAAAAATAAGAACTATGTGATGGACATATTAGAAGGATGTGACCTACGACCTAAACACAGCATTGAAGTACTCATAGAAAAGGCCCTCATAAGCATTactgaagcaaatggtgtttgGATGCATGATGTGCTAGAAGAAATGGGCAAAGAAATAGTTTGTCAAGAGTCATCAGAGCCAGGAGAACGTAGCAGATTGTGGTTGTACAAAGATGTTTATCACGTTTTTGTGCACAACACT GGAACAAGCAAAGTTAAAGGGATCATGGTTCTGAAAGGCGTACCAGATCAACAAATACCCTTGAATAAGAAAAGCTTCTTTAAGTTAAGCGGTCTTCAAATTCTTATAATTTGTGGTGATGTATTCTACGGAGATCATGTGGATTACCTTCCCAATGATTTGAGACTCTTAAACTGGAAGGGTTGTCCGTTACAATATTTTCCATCAGATTTTTATCCTAGGAAACTTGCTGCACTCAAGATGGTTTTCAGTGAGATATCATCACCATGGACTGTACTTAAG ggaGGTTTTCTATGTCAAATGCCTCGGCTTTGCACATCACCATTGGGAAAGAGACTACAG AATATGTACAATTTGAAATCAGTCGATTTGGGAAATTGCAATGGTGCAACAACGTTTTCCTACTTCTCTAGATTGCCAAACTTAGAGGAGTTGAAAATAAGAGACAGTAAAAAAGTTAAGAAGTTtgaaattgtggaagagatgAAATCTTTGAAAAGGTTGGATCTAAGCCGTACTGCAATCAGAGAATTGGCTTCATCAACAATCAGATGTCTCATTAATCTGGAACAGTTAACTTTATCATGTTGCCATAGACTTAAACATGTGCCGTGCAGCATTTTTGAGTTGCAACATCTACGGCATTTGGATCTCTCTTATTGTACAAAGCTGGTAACATTTCCAACAAAGTCAGAGTTTTCAACGGGATCGACCTGTTTACAGGACAAGCACTGTGCTCCATTAAACGTCAATTTGGACGGATGCGAGCATCTTGTAGAAATTGCAGAAATTCCACGAGAAAGCTATGGCCTAAATGTGAGACACTGCTACCGGTtgcaaaaaatttcaaaattgtcAAACATTTTGGAAGGTAAAGAGTCAAAATTGATGGACTTGCTTAATTGCTATGAACCGTCCGGCAATCTGGCTTGTGACGTGGCAAAGGTGAAAAATTATTTACCGGATAATTCCAGGTCAACAGGTCCGTTGTTTCTCTGGTTCTTAGGTCAACAGCAATGTCGGCAATCCGTGTGTCATTTTCTCTTTGACGGCCCGATTTACAAATTTGGGATTCCGGAGTGGTTCACTTGGCGCAGGGATTTCGATATGGAAGGACTTCAAGGATGTGAATTTAGAATTGATTTTCCTGGAAATTTCAAATGGGAGGACAAAGGATTGGCTTTCTGTGCTCAAACTGTTGATCTCGATCACCCGTCCTCGGCTATGAGAACAGTCGCAATGTACATTAACGGAGTACACATCACTCAAACACCGTGGCTAGCGCCGGCTTGGTCCGCGTGGGGATATTTGTCATTCGATACTATAATAGAACGGCTGAGTGAGAGGGGGTCACCACCACCTTCCGTGTGTCTGGTTAAGATTGAACTTAAAACCACCCAATTGTCTAACAAGATTACGGACGAAGGGCCCCCGATGCTAAGCTGCGGAGTCCACGTTGTAATGCCAGAGGATGAAGGCCGATTTGTAAATGATTGTCAAAGGATTCCACCGTTTTCCATAAGAGAGCTGAAGATCGATGCTGAAGAGACTGACTCCTACTACGATGCTGAAGAGATTGACTCCTACTACGATGCTGAAGATCGACTAACTGTTTGA
- the LOC112167148 gene encoding uncharacterized protein LOC112167148 — protein sequence MNAGHKADGDWKPQAYQAVVDKLNATWQLGLTKLNVKNRLKAWKRHYAIITDIKSQSGLVWDEEKKMVPITAENLEIWNAYVESHPNAKGYQNKSIENWDDIAMLCGRDRATGEGAEDVGDA from the exons ATGAACGCAG GACATAAGGCTGATGGAGACTGGAAACCTCAAGCTTATCAAGCAGTAGTGGATAAGTTGAATGCTACATGGCAACTTGGTCTCACAAAACTTAATGTCAAGAATAGACTCAAGGCTTGGAAGAGACATTATGCTATTATCACCGACATCAAAAGTCAAAGCGGGCTTGTTTgggatgaagagaaaaagaTGGTTCCAATCACTGCAGAAAACCTGGAAATTTGGAATGCTTATGTTGAG tcaCATCCTAATGCTAAAGGATATCAAAACAAGTCAATAGAAAATTGGGATGATATCGCTATGCTATGTGGGAGGGATAGAGCTACTGGTGAAGGAGCAGAAGATGTTGGAGATGCTTAA
- the LOC121049305 gene encoding uncharacterized protein LOC121049305 yields the protein MKPAAFEKFCALLRDRGGLVVTRNVTIKEVVALFLHMLGHNLKISTIKAIYACSGETISRQFHHVLRSVVKLGKLYLKQHELVLNERDSEKWRRFQGALGALDRTFIDLMVSTEDNPRYRNRKGDISTNVLGVCDANMKFIYVLPGWEGSAADSRVLRDALTRRNGLKIQSNKYYLVDAGYTNGPGFLAPYRGTRYHLNLWRGNTQGITRSYSIFGIHRQEIQLKEHLDY from the exons ATGAAACCTGCTGCATTTGAGAAGTTTTGTGCACTCTTACGGGATAGAGGGGGATTGGTGGTTACAAGGAATGTCACAATCAAAGAAGTTGTGGCTTTATTTTTGCATATGCTAGGACATAATCTGAAAATAAGTACTATCAAAGCTATCTATGCCTGTTCAGGAGAAACTATAAGTAGGCAATTTCATCATGTTTTGCGATCAGTAGTCAAGCTTGGGAAGTTATACTTGAAGCAACATGAGTTAGTTCTCAATGAGCGAGACTCTGAGAAGTGGAGACGGTTTCAG GGCGCACTTGGAGCACTTGATAGGACATTTATTGATCTAATGGTTTCTACCGAAGATAATCCAAGATATCGAAATAGGAAGGGTGACATTAGTACAAATGTTTTAGGTGTTTGTGATGCTAATATGAAGTTCATCTATGTATTACCTGGTTGGGAAGGATCTGCAGCAGATTCTAGAGTTTTACGTGATGCTTTGACTAGGCGTAATGGGTTAAAAATCCAATCAA ATAAATACTATCTTGTGGATGCTGGATACACAAATGGACCAGGGTTTCTAGCTCCTTATCGTGGAACTAGGTATCATCTTAATTTGTGGAGAGGAAACACCCAAGGGATCACAAGGAGCTATTCAATCTTCGGCATTCATCGGCAAGAAATACAATTGAAAGAGCATTTGGATTATTGA